Proteins found in one Panthera tigris isolate Pti1 chromosome B3, P.tigris_Pti1_mat1.1, whole genome shotgun sequence genomic segment:
- the CDAN1 gene encoding codanin-1 isoform X3, with protein sequence MAAVLESLLREEVSVAAAVRWIARSAQSSEDDPGEAAALSSLRPLRKEFVPFLLNFLREQSSRVLPQGPPTPAKAPGSSAALPGRPGGPPRGGRGARSQLFPPTEPSSTAAAEAPSARRGGRRRGPGPGRERGGRGPGGLEEGVSGESSPWAAGRRPRGSGSPGSPSLARSDPPNLSNLEEFPPVGSVPPGPAGRTKPSRRINPTPVSEERSLSKPKTCFTSPPINCVPSSQPSVPDTSPWGHGLPPGCRSLQEEREMLRKERSKQLQQSPTPACPTSESGSPLPSRTGNLTAEPADPARVSSRQRLELIALIYSSCIAENLVPNLFLELFFVLQLLTARRMVATKESDLEPIPGALDSLESPLFQSVHDCVFFAVQVLEHQFQVLSYLDKGTLKLLAENERLLCFSPALQGRLRAAYEGSVAKVSLEMPPSAQAVSFQPETDNRANFSSDRAFHTFKKQRDVFFEVLREWEDRHEEPGWDFEKGLGSRIRAMMGQLSAACSHSHFVRLFQKQLLQMCQSPSGTGGTVLGEAPDVLSMLGADKLGRLRRLQERLVAPQSSGGPCPPPTFPGCQGFFRDFILSASSFQFNQHLMDSLSLKIRELNSLALPQPEPSDEDGESDVDWQGERRQFAMVLLSLRLLAKFLGFVAFLPYRGPEPPPTRELQDSILALRSQVPPALDVRALLQQGLRARRAVLTVPWLVEFLSLADHIVPLLDYYRSIFTLLLHLHRSLVLSKESEGEMCFLNKLLLLAVLGWLFQIPTVPEDLFFLEEGQLDTFEVDTVTSEHGLDGMPVVDQHLLYTCCPYIGELRKLLASWVSGSSGRSGGFVRKITPTTTTGLGAQPPRTTQGLQAQLAQAFFHNQPPSLRRTVEFVAERIGSNCVKHIKATLVADLVRQAESLLQEQLVTQGQEGGDPAQLLEILCSQLCPHGAQALSRGREFCQKKSPGAVRALLPEETPAAVLSSAENIAVGLATEKACAWLSANITALIRREVKAAVSRTLRAQGPEPAARGERRGCSRA encoded by the exons ATGGCGGCCGTTTTGGAGTCGCTGCTGCGAGAGGAGGTGTCGGTCGCAGCCGCGGTGAGGTGGATCGCGCGCAGCGCCCAGAGTTCGGAG GATGACCCCGGGGAGGCGGCCGCGCTGAGCTCCCTCCGGCCACTGCGGAAGGAATTCGTGCCATTCCTGCTGAACTTCCTGAGGGAGCAGAGCAGCCGCGTCCTCCCGCAgggccccccaacccccgccaagGCCCCGGGCTCCTCGGCAGCTCTGCCTGGGAGGCCCGGGGGCCCGCCGCGGGGCGGCCGCGGGGCGCGCAGCCAGCTCTTCCCTCCGACGGAGCCTTCCAGCACCGCCGCCGCCGAGGCCCCTTCGGCCCGCCGCgggggcaggaggcggggcccggggccgggTCGCGAGCGGGGAGGCCGCGGCCCCgggggcctggaggagggggtcAGCGGAGAGAGTTCGCCTTGGGCCGCAGGCCGGAGGCCCAGGGGATCTGGCAGCCCCGGCAGCCCCAGCCTCGCGCGCTCTGATCCGCCAAATCTCAGCAACCTGGAGGAGTTCCCTCCCGTAGGCTCGGTTCCCCCCGGCCCTGCAGG CAGGACGAAGCCTTCGCGCAGGATCAATCCAACTCCGGTGAGCGAAGAGCGGTCACTGTCCAAGCCCAAGACCTGCTTCACCTCACCCCCAATCAACTGTGTCCCCAGTTCCCAACCCTCAGTCCCGGACACTAGCCCTTGGGGCCATGGCCTTCCCCCAGGGTGCAGAAGTCTGCAAGAGGAACGGGAGATGCTCAGGAAGGAGCG CTCTAAGCAGCTGCAGCAGTCACCTACTCCCGCCTGTCCCACCTCAGAATCGgggtctcccctccccagccggACAGGTAACCTCACAGCTGAGCCCGCTGACCCTGCCAGAGTGTCTTCCCGCCAGCGCCTAGAGCTGATAGCCCTCATCTACTCTTCATGCATCGCAG AGAACCTGGTACCAAACCTCTTCTTGGAGCTTTTCTTCGTCCTTCAACTCCTTACTGCTCGGAGGATGGTGGCCACGAAGGAGAGTGACCTTGAACCAATTCCGGGAGCACTAG ATTCCCTGGAAAGCCCTCTGTTCCAGAGTGTCCATGATTGTGTCTTCTTTGCAGTACAGGTTTTGGAGCATCAGTTTCA GGTTCTTTCCTACTTGGACAAAGGGACCTTAAAACTGTTGGCTGAGAATGAGCGGCTGCTGTGCTTTTCACCAGCTCTGCAAGGCCGCCTCCGAGCTGCCTATGAGGGCAGTGTTGCCAAG GTCTCTCTGGAGATGCCACCGTCTGCTCAAGCTGTCTCCTTTCAGCCGGAAACTGACAATCGTGCCAACTTCTCCAGTGACCGAGcctttcatacttttaaaaaacaaag GGATGTGTTTTTTGAGGTGCTTCGAGAGTGGGAAGATCGGCAtgaggagcctggctgggatttTGAGAAGGGCTTGGGCAGCAGGATCAG AGCCATGATGGGTCAGCTCTCTGCAGCCTGCAGCCACAGCCATTTCGTTCGGCTTTTCCAGAAACAACTTCTCCAG ATGTGTCAGAGTCCCAGTGGCACCGGAGGCACGGTCTTGGGTGAAGCTCCGGATGTGTTAAGTATGCTTGGAGCTGACAAACTGGGGCGGCTGCGGCGCCTACAGGAGAGGCTTGTGGCCCCTCAGAGCAGCGGGGGGCCCTGTCCACCCCCCACCTTCCCGGGCTGTCAAGGATTCTTCAGGGACTTCATCCTGAGCGCCAGCAG CTTCCAGTTTAATCAGCATCTCATGGACAGTCTGAGTTTAAAGATCCGGGAGCTCAACAGCCTTGCCCTGCCACAGCCTGAGCCCAGTGACGAAGATGGGGAGTCAGATGTGGACTGGCAG GGTGAACGGAGGCAGTTTGCCATGGTGCTGCTCAGCCTGAGGCTTCTGGCTAAATTCCTGGGCTTTGTGGCTTTCCTGCCATACCGGGGGCCTGAGCCACCCCCCACCCGTGAGCTCCAGGACTCCATTCTGGCCCTGAGGAGCCAG GTTCCCCCGGCCCTGGATGTGCGGGCGCTGTTGCAGCAGGGGCTGCGGGCCCGCCGAGCCGTGCTCACAGTGCCCTGGCTGGTGGAGTTCCTCTCCCTCGCTGACCACATTGTGCCACTGCTGGACTATTACCGCAGCATCTTCACTCTCCTGCTCCACCTACATCG GAGCTTGGTCTTGTCAAAGGAAAGCGAGGGGGAGATGTGTTTCCTTAACAAGTTGCTGCTGCTTGCTGTTCTGGGCTGGCTTTTCCAG ATTCCCACAGTCCCTGAGGATCTGTTCTTTCTGGAAGAGGGTCAGTTGGATACTTTTGAGGTGGATACAGTAACTTCAGAGCATGGGTTG GATGGCATGCCTGTGGTGGACCAGCACCTACTCTACACCTGCTGCCCCTATATTG GAGAGCTCCGAAAACTGCTCGCTTCGTGGGTGTCCGGCAGCAGTGGGCGGAGTGGAGGCTTTGTGAGGAAGAtcactcccaccaccaccacgggTCTTGGAGCCCAGCCTCCCCGGACCACCCAGGGGCTGCAG GCACAGCTGGCCCAAGCCTTTTTCCACAACCAGCCGCCTTCCCTGCGCAGGACTGTAGAATTTGTGGCTGAAAGAATCGGCTCTAACTGTGTCAAACACATCAA GGCCACACTGGTGGCAGATCTGGTACGCCAAGCTGAGTCGCTTCTTCAGGAGCAGCTGGTGACGCAGGGACAGGAAGGGGGTGATCCAGCCCAGCTGTTGGAGATCTTGTGTTCCCAGCTGTGCCCCCACGGGGCCCAGGCACTGAGCCGGGGGCGGGA GTTCTGTCAGAAGAAGAGCCCTGGGGCAGTACGGGCACTGCTTCCCGAGGAGACCCCGGCAGCT GTTCTAAGCAGCGCAGAGAACATTGCTGTGGGGCTTGCGACAGAGAAGGCCTGTGCCTGGTTGTCAGCCAACATCACAG CACTGATCAGGAGGGAGGTGAAGGCGGCAGTGAGTCGCACGCTTCGAGCCCAGGGTCCTGAACCAGCTGCCCGGGGGGAGCGGAGGGGCTGCTCCCGAGCCT GA
- the CDAN1 gene encoding codanin-1 isoform X1 encodes MAAVLESLLREEVSVAAAVRWIARSAQSSEDDPGEAAALSSLRPLRKEFVPFLLNFLREQSSRVLPQGPPTPAKAPGSSAALPGRPGGPPRGGRGARSQLFPPTEPSSTAAAEAPSARRGGRRRGPGPGRERGGRGPGGLEEGVSGESSPWAAGRRPRGSGSPGSPSLARSDPPNLSNLEEFPPVGSVPPGPAGRTKPSRRINPTPVSEERSLSKPKTCFTSPPINCVPSSQPSVPDTSPWGHGLPPGCRSLQEEREMLRKERSKQLQQSPTPACPTSESGSPLPSRTGNLTAEPADPARVSSRQRLELIALIYSSCIAENLVPNLFLELFFVLQLLTARRMVATKESDLEPIPGALDSLESPLFQSVHDCVFFAVQVLEHQFQVLSYLDKGTLKLLAENERLLCFSPALQGRLRAAYEGSVAKVSLEMPPSAQAVSFQPETDNRANFSSDRAFHTFKKQRDVFFEVLREWEDRHEEPGWDFEKGLGSRIRAMMGQLSAACSHSHFVRLFQKQLLQMCQSPSGTGGTVLGEAPDVLSMLGADKLGRLRRLQERLVAPQSSGGPCPPPTFPGCQGFFRDFILSASSFQFNQHLMDSLSLKIRELNSLALPQPEPSDEDGESDVDWQGERRQFAMVLLSLRLLAKFLGFVAFLPYRGPEPPPTRELQDSILALRSQVPPALDVRALLQQGLRARRAVLTVPWLVEFLSLADHIVPLLDYYRSIFTLLLHLHRSLVLSKESEGEMCFLNKLLLLAVLGWLFQIPTVPEDLFFLEEGQLDTFEVDTVTSEHGLDGMPVVDQHLLYTCCPYIGELRKLLASWVSGSSGRSGGFVRKITPTTTTGLGAQPPRTTQGLQAQLAQAFFHNQPPSLRRTVEFVAERIGSNCVKHIKATLVADLVRQAESLLQEQLVTQGQEGGDPAQLLEILCSQLCPHGAQALSRGREFCQKKSPGAVRALLPEETPAAVLSSAENIAVGLATEKACAWLSANITALIRREVKAAVSRTLRAQGPEPAARGERRGCSRACEHHAPLPSHLISEIKDVLALAVGPRDPEEGVSPEHLEQLLGQLGQTLRCRQFLCPPAEQHLAKCSVELASLLVADQIPVLGPPVQHRLERGQAHRLLHMLLSLWKDDFQVPVPLQLLLSPRNLGLLADTRPREWDLLLFLLRELVEKGLMGRTEIEACLGSLHDAQWPKDFSEELATLFNPFLAEPHMPEPQLRACELVQTNRGTVLAQS; translated from the exons ATGGCGGCCGTTTTGGAGTCGCTGCTGCGAGAGGAGGTGTCGGTCGCAGCCGCGGTGAGGTGGATCGCGCGCAGCGCCCAGAGTTCGGAG GATGACCCCGGGGAGGCGGCCGCGCTGAGCTCCCTCCGGCCACTGCGGAAGGAATTCGTGCCATTCCTGCTGAACTTCCTGAGGGAGCAGAGCAGCCGCGTCCTCCCGCAgggccccccaacccccgccaagGCCCCGGGCTCCTCGGCAGCTCTGCCTGGGAGGCCCGGGGGCCCGCCGCGGGGCGGCCGCGGGGCGCGCAGCCAGCTCTTCCCTCCGACGGAGCCTTCCAGCACCGCCGCCGCCGAGGCCCCTTCGGCCCGCCGCgggggcaggaggcggggcccggggccgggTCGCGAGCGGGGAGGCCGCGGCCCCgggggcctggaggagggggtcAGCGGAGAGAGTTCGCCTTGGGCCGCAGGCCGGAGGCCCAGGGGATCTGGCAGCCCCGGCAGCCCCAGCCTCGCGCGCTCTGATCCGCCAAATCTCAGCAACCTGGAGGAGTTCCCTCCCGTAGGCTCGGTTCCCCCCGGCCCTGCAGG CAGGACGAAGCCTTCGCGCAGGATCAATCCAACTCCGGTGAGCGAAGAGCGGTCACTGTCCAAGCCCAAGACCTGCTTCACCTCACCCCCAATCAACTGTGTCCCCAGTTCCCAACCCTCAGTCCCGGACACTAGCCCTTGGGGCCATGGCCTTCCCCCAGGGTGCAGAAGTCTGCAAGAGGAACGGGAGATGCTCAGGAAGGAGCG CTCTAAGCAGCTGCAGCAGTCACCTACTCCCGCCTGTCCCACCTCAGAATCGgggtctcccctccccagccggACAGGTAACCTCACAGCTGAGCCCGCTGACCCTGCCAGAGTGTCTTCCCGCCAGCGCCTAGAGCTGATAGCCCTCATCTACTCTTCATGCATCGCAG AGAACCTGGTACCAAACCTCTTCTTGGAGCTTTTCTTCGTCCTTCAACTCCTTACTGCTCGGAGGATGGTGGCCACGAAGGAGAGTGACCTTGAACCAATTCCGGGAGCACTAG ATTCCCTGGAAAGCCCTCTGTTCCAGAGTGTCCATGATTGTGTCTTCTTTGCAGTACAGGTTTTGGAGCATCAGTTTCA GGTTCTTTCCTACTTGGACAAAGGGACCTTAAAACTGTTGGCTGAGAATGAGCGGCTGCTGTGCTTTTCACCAGCTCTGCAAGGCCGCCTCCGAGCTGCCTATGAGGGCAGTGTTGCCAAG GTCTCTCTGGAGATGCCACCGTCTGCTCAAGCTGTCTCCTTTCAGCCGGAAACTGACAATCGTGCCAACTTCTCCAGTGACCGAGcctttcatacttttaaaaaacaaag GGATGTGTTTTTTGAGGTGCTTCGAGAGTGGGAAGATCGGCAtgaggagcctggctgggatttTGAGAAGGGCTTGGGCAGCAGGATCAG AGCCATGATGGGTCAGCTCTCTGCAGCCTGCAGCCACAGCCATTTCGTTCGGCTTTTCCAGAAACAACTTCTCCAG ATGTGTCAGAGTCCCAGTGGCACCGGAGGCACGGTCTTGGGTGAAGCTCCGGATGTGTTAAGTATGCTTGGAGCTGACAAACTGGGGCGGCTGCGGCGCCTACAGGAGAGGCTTGTGGCCCCTCAGAGCAGCGGGGGGCCCTGTCCACCCCCCACCTTCCCGGGCTGTCAAGGATTCTTCAGGGACTTCATCCTGAGCGCCAGCAG CTTCCAGTTTAATCAGCATCTCATGGACAGTCTGAGTTTAAAGATCCGGGAGCTCAACAGCCTTGCCCTGCCACAGCCTGAGCCCAGTGACGAAGATGGGGAGTCAGATGTGGACTGGCAG GGTGAACGGAGGCAGTTTGCCATGGTGCTGCTCAGCCTGAGGCTTCTGGCTAAATTCCTGGGCTTTGTGGCTTTCCTGCCATACCGGGGGCCTGAGCCACCCCCCACCCGTGAGCTCCAGGACTCCATTCTGGCCCTGAGGAGCCAG GTTCCCCCGGCCCTGGATGTGCGGGCGCTGTTGCAGCAGGGGCTGCGGGCCCGCCGAGCCGTGCTCACAGTGCCCTGGCTGGTGGAGTTCCTCTCCCTCGCTGACCACATTGTGCCACTGCTGGACTATTACCGCAGCATCTTCACTCTCCTGCTCCACCTACATCG GAGCTTGGTCTTGTCAAAGGAAAGCGAGGGGGAGATGTGTTTCCTTAACAAGTTGCTGCTGCTTGCTGTTCTGGGCTGGCTTTTCCAG ATTCCCACAGTCCCTGAGGATCTGTTCTTTCTGGAAGAGGGTCAGTTGGATACTTTTGAGGTGGATACAGTAACTTCAGAGCATGGGTTG GATGGCATGCCTGTGGTGGACCAGCACCTACTCTACACCTGCTGCCCCTATATTG GAGAGCTCCGAAAACTGCTCGCTTCGTGGGTGTCCGGCAGCAGTGGGCGGAGTGGAGGCTTTGTGAGGAAGAtcactcccaccaccaccacgggTCTTGGAGCCCAGCCTCCCCGGACCACCCAGGGGCTGCAG GCACAGCTGGCCCAAGCCTTTTTCCACAACCAGCCGCCTTCCCTGCGCAGGACTGTAGAATTTGTGGCTGAAAGAATCGGCTCTAACTGTGTCAAACACATCAA GGCCACACTGGTGGCAGATCTGGTACGCCAAGCTGAGTCGCTTCTTCAGGAGCAGCTGGTGACGCAGGGACAGGAAGGGGGTGATCCAGCCCAGCTGTTGGAGATCTTGTGTTCCCAGCTGTGCCCCCACGGGGCCCAGGCACTGAGCCGGGGGCGGGA GTTCTGTCAGAAGAAGAGCCCTGGGGCAGTACGGGCACTGCTTCCCGAGGAGACCCCGGCAGCT GTTCTAAGCAGCGCAGAGAACATTGCTGTGGGGCTTGCGACAGAGAAGGCCTGTGCCTGGTTGTCAGCCAACATCACAG CACTGATCAGGAGGGAGGTGAAGGCGGCAGTGAGTCGCACGCTTCGAGCCCAGGGTCCTGAACCAGCTGCCCGGGGGGAGCGGAGGGGCTGCTCCCGAGCCTGTGAGCAccacgctcccctcccctcccacctcatcTCCGAGATCAAA GATGTGCTCGCTCTGGCTGTGGGGCCCCGGGACCCTGAGGAGGGAGTCTCTCCGGAGCATCTGGAGCAGCTCCTGGGCCAGCTGGGCCAGACACTGCGGTGCCGCCAG TTCCTGTGCCCGCCTGCAGAGCAGCATCTGGCAAAGTGCTCGGTGGAGTTAGCATCCCTCCTTG TTGCAGACCAGATCCCTGTCCTCGGGCCCCCAGTGCAGCACCGGCTGGAGAGAGGACAGGCTCACAGGCTCCTGCACATGCTGCTTTCCCTGTGGAAGGATGACTTTCAGGTGCCGGTTCCACTGCAGCTGCTGCTGAGCCCAAGAAACCTGGGGCTTCTGGCAGACACTCGGCCAAGGGAG TGGGACCTGCTGCTGTTCTTGCTCCGGGAGCTGGTAGAGAAAGGGCTGATGGGACGGACAGAGATAGAGGCCTGCCTGGGCAGCCTCCATGATGCCCAGTGGCCAAAG GACTTCTCTGAAGAATTAGCAACACTGTTCAACCCATTTCTAGCTGAGCCTCACATGCCAGAACCCCAGCTAAGAGCTTGTGAGCTGGTGCAAACAAACCGGGGGACTGTGCTGGCCCAGAGCTAG
- the CDAN1 gene encoding codanin-1 isoform X2: MAAVLESLLREEVSVAAAVRWIARSAQSSEDDPGEAAALSSLRPLRKEFVPFLLNFLREQSSRVLPQGPPTPAKAPGSSAALPGRPGGPPRGGRGARSQLFPPTEPSSTAAAEAPSARRGGRRRGPGPGRERGGRGPGGLEEGVSGESSPWAAGRRPRGSGSPGSPSLARSDPPNLSNLEEFPPVGSVPPGPAGTKPSRRINPTPVSEERSLSKPKTCFTSPPINCVPSSQPSVPDTSPWGHGLPPGCRSLQEEREMLRKERSKQLQQSPTPACPTSESGSPLPSRTGNLTAEPADPARVSSRQRLELIALIYSSCIAENLVPNLFLELFFVLQLLTARRMVATKESDLEPIPGALDSLESPLFQSVHDCVFFAVQVLEHQFQVLSYLDKGTLKLLAENERLLCFSPALQGRLRAAYEGSVAKVSLEMPPSAQAVSFQPETDNRANFSSDRAFHTFKKQRDVFFEVLREWEDRHEEPGWDFEKGLGSRIRAMMGQLSAACSHSHFVRLFQKQLLQMCQSPSGTGGTVLGEAPDVLSMLGADKLGRLRRLQERLVAPQSSGGPCPPPTFPGCQGFFRDFILSASSFQFNQHLMDSLSLKIRELNSLALPQPEPSDEDGESDVDWQGERRQFAMVLLSLRLLAKFLGFVAFLPYRGPEPPPTRELQDSILALRSQVPPALDVRALLQQGLRARRAVLTVPWLVEFLSLADHIVPLLDYYRSIFTLLLHLHRSLVLSKESEGEMCFLNKLLLLAVLGWLFQIPTVPEDLFFLEEGQLDTFEVDTVTSEHGLDGMPVVDQHLLYTCCPYIGELRKLLASWVSGSSGRSGGFVRKITPTTTTGLGAQPPRTTQGLQAQLAQAFFHNQPPSLRRTVEFVAERIGSNCVKHIKATLVADLVRQAESLLQEQLVTQGQEGGDPAQLLEILCSQLCPHGAQALSRGREFCQKKSPGAVRALLPEETPAAVLSSAENIAVGLATEKACAWLSANITALIRREVKAAVSRTLRAQGPEPAARGERRGCSRACEHHAPLPSHLISEIKDVLALAVGPRDPEEGVSPEHLEQLLGQLGQTLRCRQFLCPPAEQHLAKCSVELASLLVADQIPVLGPPVQHRLERGQAHRLLHMLLSLWKDDFQVPVPLQLLLSPRNLGLLADTRPREWDLLLFLLRELVEKGLMGRTEIEACLGSLHDAQWPKDFSEELATLFNPFLAEPHMPEPQLRACELVQTNRGTVLAQS; the protein is encoded by the exons ATGGCGGCCGTTTTGGAGTCGCTGCTGCGAGAGGAGGTGTCGGTCGCAGCCGCGGTGAGGTGGATCGCGCGCAGCGCCCAGAGTTCGGAG GATGACCCCGGGGAGGCGGCCGCGCTGAGCTCCCTCCGGCCACTGCGGAAGGAATTCGTGCCATTCCTGCTGAACTTCCTGAGGGAGCAGAGCAGCCGCGTCCTCCCGCAgggccccccaacccccgccaagGCCCCGGGCTCCTCGGCAGCTCTGCCTGGGAGGCCCGGGGGCCCGCCGCGGGGCGGCCGCGGGGCGCGCAGCCAGCTCTTCCCTCCGACGGAGCCTTCCAGCACCGCCGCCGCCGAGGCCCCTTCGGCCCGCCGCgggggcaggaggcggggcccggggccgggTCGCGAGCGGGGAGGCCGCGGCCCCgggggcctggaggagggggtcAGCGGAGAGAGTTCGCCTTGGGCCGCAGGCCGGAGGCCCAGGGGATCTGGCAGCCCCGGCAGCCCCAGCCTCGCGCGCTCTGATCCGCCAAATCTCAGCAACCTGGAGGAGTTCCCTCCCGTAGGCTCGGTTCCCCCCGGCCCTGCAGG GACGAAGCCTTCGCGCAGGATCAATCCAACTCCGGTGAGCGAAGAGCGGTCACTGTCCAAGCCCAAGACCTGCTTCACCTCACCCCCAATCAACTGTGTCCCCAGTTCCCAACCCTCAGTCCCGGACACTAGCCCTTGGGGCCATGGCCTTCCCCCAGGGTGCAGAAGTCTGCAAGAGGAACGGGAGATGCTCAGGAAGGAGCG CTCTAAGCAGCTGCAGCAGTCACCTACTCCCGCCTGTCCCACCTCAGAATCGgggtctcccctccccagccggACAGGTAACCTCACAGCTGAGCCCGCTGACCCTGCCAGAGTGTCTTCCCGCCAGCGCCTAGAGCTGATAGCCCTCATCTACTCTTCATGCATCGCAG AGAACCTGGTACCAAACCTCTTCTTGGAGCTTTTCTTCGTCCTTCAACTCCTTACTGCTCGGAGGATGGTGGCCACGAAGGAGAGTGACCTTGAACCAATTCCGGGAGCACTAG ATTCCCTGGAAAGCCCTCTGTTCCAGAGTGTCCATGATTGTGTCTTCTTTGCAGTACAGGTTTTGGAGCATCAGTTTCA GGTTCTTTCCTACTTGGACAAAGGGACCTTAAAACTGTTGGCTGAGAATGAGCGGCTGCTGTGCTTTTCACCAGCTCTGCAAGGCCGCCTCCGAGCTGCCTATGAGGGCAGTGTTGCCAAG GTCTCTCTGGAGATGCCACCGTCTGCTCAAGCTGTCTCCTTTCAGCCGGAAACTGACAATCGTGCCAACTTCTCCAGTGACCGAGcctttcatacttttaaaaaacaaag GGATGTGTTTTTTGAGGTGCTTCGAGAGTGGGAAGATCGGCAtgaggagcctggctgggatttTGAGAAGGGCTTGGGCAGCAGGATCAG AGCCATGATGGGTCAGCTCTCTGCAGCCTGCAGCCACAGCCATTTCGTTCGGCTTTTCCAGAAACAACTTCTCCAG ATGTGTCAGAGTCCCAGTGGCACCGGAGGCACGGTCTTGGGTGAAGCTCCGGATGTGTTAAGTATGCTTGGAGCTGACAAACTGGGGCGGCTGCGGCGCCTACAGGAGAGGCTTGTGGCCCCTCAGAGCAGCGGGGGGCCCTGTCCACCCCCCACCTTCCCGGGCTGTCAAGGATTCTTCAGGGACTTCATCCTGAGCGCCAGCAG CTTCCAGTTTAATCAGCATCTCATGGACAGTCTGAGTTTAAAGATCCGGGAGCTCAACAGCCTTGCCCTGCCACAGCCTGAGCCCAGTGACGAAGATGGGGAGTCAGATGTGGACTGGCAG GGTGAACGGAGGCAGTTTGCCATGGTGCTGCTCAGCCTGAGGCTTCTGGCTAAATTCCTGGGCTTTGTGGCTTTCCTGCCATACCGGGGGCCTGAGCCACCCCCCACCCGTGAGCTCCAGGACTCCATTCTGGCCCTGAGGAGCCAG GTTCCCCCGGCCCTGGATGTGCGGGCGCTGTTGCAGCAGGGGCTGCGGGCCCGCCGAGCCGTGCTCACAGTGCCCTGGCTGGTGGAGTTCCTCTCCCTCGCTGACCACATTGTGCCACTGCTGGACTATTACCGCAGCATCTTCACTCTCCTGCTCCACCTACATCG GAGCTTGGTCTTGTCAAAGGAAAGCGAGGGGGAGATGTGTTTCCTTAACAAGTTGCTGCTGCTTGCTGTTCTGGGCTGGCTTTTCCAG ATTCCCACAGTCCCTGAGGATCTGTTCTTTCTGGAAGAGGGTCAGTTGGATACTTTTGAGGTGGATACAGTAACTTCAGAGCATGGGTTG GATGGCATGCCTGTGGTGGACCAGCACCTACTCTACACCTGCTGCCCCTATATTG GAGAGCTCCGAAAACTGCTCGCTTCGTGGGTGTCCGGCAGCAGTGGGCGGAGTGGAGGCTTTGTGAGGAAGAtcactcccaccaccaccacgggTCTTGGAGCCCAGCCTCCCCGGACCACCCAGGGGCTGCAG GCACAGCTGGCCCAAGCCTTTTTCCACAACCAGCCGCCTTCCCTGCGCAGGACTGTAGAATTTGTGGCTGAAAGAATCGGCTCTAACTGTGTCAAACACATCAA GGCCACACTGGTGGCAGATCTGGTACGCCAAGCTGAGTCGCTTCTTCAGGAGCAGCTGGTGACGCAGGGACAGGAAGGGGGTGATCCAGCCCAGCTGTTGGAGATCTTGTGTTCCCAGCTGTGCCCCCACGGGGCCCAGGCACTGAGCCGGGGGCGGGA GTTCTGTCAGAAGAAGAGCCCTGGGGCAGTACGGGCACTGCTTCCCGAGGAGACCCCGGCAGCT GTTCTAAGCAGCGCAGAGAACATTGCTGTGGGGCTTGCGACAGAGAAGGCCTGTGCCTGGTTGTCAGCCAACATCACAG CACTGATCAGGAGGGAGGTGAAGGCGGCAGTGAGTCGCACGCTTCGAGCCCAGGGTCCTGAACCAGCTGCCCGGGGGGAGCGGAGGGGCTGCTCCCGAGCCTGTGAGCAccacgctcccctcccctcccacctcatcTCCGAGATCAAA GATGTGCTCGCTCTGGCTGTGGGGCCCCGGGACCCTGAGGAGGGAGTCTCTCCGGAGCATCTGGAGCAGCTCCTGGGCCAGCTGGGCCAGACACTGCGGTGCCGCCAG TTCCTGTGCCCGCCTGCAGAGCAGCATCTGGCAAAGTGCTCGGTGGAGTTAGCATCCCTCCTTG TTGCAGACCAGATCCCTGTCCTCGGGCCCCCAGTGCAGCACCGGCTGGAGAGAGGACAGGCTCACAGGCTCCTGCACATGCTGCTTTCCCTGTGGAAGGATGACTTTCAGGTGCCGGTTCCACTGCAGCTGCTGCTGAGCCCAAGAAACCTGGGGCTTCTGGCAGACACTCGGCCAAGGGAG TGGGACCTGCTGCTGTTCTTGCTCCGGGAGCTGGTAGAGAAAGGGCTGATGGGACGGACAGAGATAGAGGCCTGCCTGGGCAGCCTCCATGATGCCCAGTGGCCAAAG GACTTCTCTGAAGAATTAGCAACACTGTTCAACCCATTTCTAGCTGAGCCTCACATGCCAGAACCCCAGCTAAGAGCTTGTGAGCTGGTGCAAACAAACCGGGGGACTGTGCTGGCCCAGAGCTAG